In Spirosoma aureum, a single genomic region encodes these proteins:
- a CDS encoding EamA family transporter, with the protein MQAISSSVSPTPNRVTLWSALVSVYILWGSTYLFIHFMTEQMPPLYMAAMRYIVAGAILYTYARLTGTPRATRIEWQSAGIVGVLLLTVSNGCLTLGIQYIPTGMAALLGGMLPVFLLTLNWVSFGRQRPTNLALAGLLVGLIGIFFLIKPDKLQGTGGLHANVLGSSLVIFGNFAWAIGTLLAPRVSLPSGTISSGIQMIIGGFVLLVISLVMEPVTPWSILVAPPKAIWSMFYLVIFGSIVGFSSYAWLARNAPPQLLSTYAFVNPVVAMLLGTFFAGEVFSSQSLIGAMIALAGVVLITLGRK; encoded by the coding sequence ATGCAAGCCATTTCTTCCTCAGTTTCTCCAACTCCCAATCGTGTCACTCTCTGGTCAGCTTTAGTCTCTGTCTATATTCTGTGGGGTTCGACGTATCTGTTCATACACTTCATGACGGAGCAGATGCCCCCCCTCTACATGGCTGCCATGCGGTATATTGTAGCGGGAGCGATTCTGTATACGTACGCCCGACTGACTGGTACGCCCCGCGCTACACGGATTGAATGGCAATCGGCAGGGATTGTAGGTGTTTTACTGCTGACTGTTTCCAATGGCTGTCTAACCCTTGGTATTCAATACATTCCAACGGGCATGGCCGCTCTGCTGGGCGGAATGCTACCTGTTTTTCTGCTGACACTTAACTGGGTATCGTTTGGACGCCAACGGCCGACCAATCTGGCACTGGCCGGTTTACTGGTTGGTTTAATCGGTATTTTTTTCCTCATTAAACCGGACAAGCTACAGGGAACCGGGGGGCTACATGCGAATGTCCTTGGTTCCAGTCTGGTCATATTCGGCAATTTTGCTTGGGCAATCGGTACGTTACTGGCGCCCCGTGTATCGCTCCCATCCGGTACGATTTCCAGCGGAATTCAGATGATTATTGGTGGATTCGTTCTGCTGGTCATCAGTTTAGTGATGGAACCGGTTACTCCCTGGAGCATCCTTGTGGCTCCACCCAAAGCCATCTGGTCCATGTTCTATCTGGTCATCTTTGGCAGTATCGTCGGATTTTCATCCTACGCCTGGCTGGCTCGCAATGCACCACCACAACTCCTGTCGACCTATGCATTTGTGAATCCGGTAGTAGCCATGTTACTGGGTACGTTTTTTGCCGGTGAAGTGTTCTCAAGTCAGTCACTCATCGGAGCAATGATTGCCCTGGCCGGGGTAGTACTGATCACATTGGGCAGAAAATAG
- a CDS encoding DJ-1/PfpI family protein — protein MRTVAILLFNEIEVLDFSGPFEVFGIAGKVAGKSHFQVFTVAERGPVYARNGLCITPTYLLNDHPKADIIIVPGGGGYHTDGTPFGSRREMDNPAILNWVRRSAETAELVLSVCTGALILAKAGLLEALSATTHYMAIDSLSQLAPNTTVLPAERYVDNGQIITSAGISAGIDMSLYVVGRLLGKDIADETAEYMQYDYWK, from the coding sequence ATGCGCACTGTAGCTATTCTGCTTTTCAACGAAATTGAAGTTCTGGACTTCAGCGGGCCATTTGAGGTCTTCGGCATTGCGGGTAAAGTAGCTGGCAAATCCCATTTTCAGGTTTTTACCGTTGCCGAGCGAGGTCCCGTTTATGCCCGCAATGGTCTGTGTATAACGCCAACGTATCTGTTGAATGATCACCCAAAAGCCGACATCATTATTGTACCGGGGGGTGGCGGCTACCATACCGACGGAACACCTTTTGGCTCACGGCGCGAAATGGATAATCCTGCCATTCTAAATTGGGTTCGTCGATCGGCCGAAACAGCGGAGTTGGTCCTGTCGGTTTGTACCGGAGCCTTAATACTGGCGAAAGCGGGTTTGCTTGAAGCCCTCTCCGCGACTACGCATTACATGGCTATCGACAGTCTTTCTCAACTAGCGCCCAACACTACCGTCCTTCCGGCTGAACGCTACGTCGATAATGGCCAGATCATTACTTCTGCGGGCATTTCGGCCGGAATCGATATGTCACTGTATGTTGTTGGCAGGCTCCTCGGTAAAGACATTGCCGACGAAACAGCCGAATACATGCAGTATGACTATTGGAAATGA